The genome window GCCAAAAAGCGTTGGGGTTAGAGCCGGGTGGAGTTGTTTTAAAATTATTCAAAAACGTACCCAAAGCCGATTTAGAAATGCTATTTCCAAATACGCAAATACGGATGCGCCTATTAGATAAGCTACTTATTGGAGTGCCCGCCGCCATCAGCGGAGGGATTGTAATCACCACCAAGCTAGGCGGTTCGCTAATATTATTGGGTTCTTTATTGGGCTTCTGGTTGGGCTTACATAACGCAGAAGTTACGATCGATAACACAGCGCTTATCGCGTTATTTGCGGGCATAGGCGCACTTGGCAGCTATCTATTTAAACAGTTTAACAATTTTAAAAACCGCAAGTTACGGTTTGTTCAATCGCTAACAAAAAACCTATATTTTAAAAATTTAGATAATAATGCTGGCGTATTCCATCGTTTAATTGATGAAGCAGAAGAAGAAGAATGCAAAGAAGCTATACTGGCGTACTATTTTTTACTAACTTCTCCTATTCCGCTTCATGAAGAGCAACTCGATAGCGCTATTGAAACTTGGTTAAAAGAGCGCTGGGTGGCCAACATTAATTTCGAGATCTGCGATGCCATGCGCAAGCTAGTGCAAATGGGGCTTGTTACAAAAAATGATGACAGCTCTTTAACAGCTCTGCCTCTAGAAAAAGCAAAGCGGCAACTTGATTTGTTATGGCTAAAAATGGGGAATGGTACAGAGGTGCTCAACTAAAACTAAGAGCTTCCAGCAGAAACCTGTTTTAAGTAGCCGCCATGCCGCCATTTAAAACAGGCCACTGCTGGCCTTTATGTTTGCGAGTATCCCCGCGCTTTAACTGTTTCTTTTTGTCTTTAAAAACAGCACTTTTCTGATAATTTACGGCATGCTTTGCTACCAAGTTCTTTGTTTTATTCATAGTCCAACCTACCTATACAAAATGCATATATTGGGTCACTGACCAATACTTTCAAGCAATTGCTGGCACTTTTGATACAAGACAGGTAAAGCATCTACAAAGATTTTGATAGGCAAAGAGGCGCTTACAATTTCAGGTCTTAAGCAATTAACCTGAACATAATCGTATAACTTTTCGTTTGTCCAATCTTCCCAATCCGGGTGTTTAGCCAGCAACGCACTCACATGATCCGTAAAGGTCATGAGGATAATCAGCTCTCTAAACTCCTTTGGTAATTTTGCGTTGTTACAAACCGTGTAATGATGGTGATGGCGTGTAGTATTACAAATCAGTTCAGGCATACGCCAGCGCCGACACGCCAAGTACCCTACTTCACAATGGTTATAGCCTAAGGTAGCCGTTTCTACTTCAGGATGTTCCTGAGGTGTAGCCCAACTAGATGCAACCGTTGCTTCAAGTGCATCTGGCACTATATCCATCATTACGAAACGACCTAAGTCGTGAAATAAACCGGCCAAATAGGCTGTTTCAGGATTAACAGTGAACGTAGGAGCCGTGCGGCATAAAAAAGAGCTAAACGTAGCCACTTGTATAGAATGTCGCCACAGCTGTTTACTGTCATCCGTTTTAGGCACAAATACTTTAGCTACAGACTTTGCGGTAAGTAGGTTAACAACACGCAAAGCACCCACTCGTGTAAGTGCTGTCTTTAAATTAGTTATTGCGTGATTAGGTGACGAGCTAGCCGAATTAGCATAACTGATAATGAAGCTTGCCAGAGGCGGATCCGCCTTTGCCAGACCAAGTACCATCTCATAGTACTTTTCATCATTTTGGTCGTGAGTCATTAGCTCAAAAAGTACATTAGGGAGCAACGGCAAACGCTCGATATGCTGGTGAATATACTTTAAGTCGGCTACCGCTTGTTTGTGCATGTGCTTTTAGGTTCCTAACAATCGCCTGCAACGCTTGCTGATTGATATCGCGTCATTTCTTTTAGATAAGTTATCGGTCCCGATAGCTATTTATTGAGTAAAACCCTTCATAGCGAACATTATAGACCTTTAAAGACTCGGTTATCACATTAAGTCATCTATCGCTTCACAGACTTACCTATAAGGCAGTACATTAAAAGCTATGCTTTCATGCTAATCCTATCAATACCCATGAAAGGTTTAGCTTTCCCTAGACGGCCATTTTCATATAGAACAGAGGTTTTCATGGACAGATTAATGCCCCTTTATTCAAATAAGCCAACATCACCTCTCATAAAAAAAAGAATTGCTAGCCTTGTCGCACCCTTATTGGTGTTCTCTGTATCCAGTGCAGTAGCCCAACAGTCTGACTACATAGAACCCGAGCAGGCATCAGGTTTACACATAACAGCAAGCCAAACTGGAAAAGAGTTTATGTTGGCCACAGCCAACCCGTTGGCTACTCAAGCGGGGTTCGATGTATTAGCTAAGGGTGGCAGTGCCATCGATGCCATGGTATCTGTACAAGCCGTACTGGGCCTCGTTGAACCGCAATCTTCTGGGTTAGGAGGCGGAGCATTTTTAGTTTATTACGACGCTAAAAACAAAAAACTAACGACCTACGATGGCCGTGAAACTGCGCCTAGTAACGCAACTCCAGAACTTTTTATGGAGAACGGTGAACCCTTAGCTTTTTATGATGCTGTTGTCGGTGGTCGTTCTGTAGGCACCCCCGGTACCGTTAAGTTAATGTACGATACTCATCAAAAATACGGCAAACAGCCTTGGGAATCATTACTGGAGCCCGCCATTACACTAGCTAAGGAGGGATTTTCAGTCTCTCCACGCCTTGCAGGGGCCATAGCGGATGATGAAGAGAGACTCAGCCGTTACACTGATACTCAACAATACTTCTTTACCCCGCAAGGAGCCCCCCTACCCGCTGGCTACCTCTTAAAAAATCCTGAGTACGCAGAAACACTGTCATTATTAGCCGCTAAGGGGGCTGATGCGTTTTACACAGGCAGCCTTGCTGAATCTATTGCTAAAAGAGTTCAAACGGCCGAAGGCAATCCTGGGGTTCTAAGCAAAGAAGACTTAGCAAACTATAACATCATTGAGCGGGCTCCCGTGTGTGCCCCCTACCTGAGCTATGAAGTGTGTGGTATGGGTCCACCTAGCTCTGGCGCATTAACCGTTGGCCAAATACTCAGCATGACTACCTCATTTGATTTAAAACAATGGGGGCCAAATCATCCTAATAGTTGGCAAGTTATAGGGGATGCGACTCAATTGGCATTTGCTGATCGTGGCTTGTACATGGCAGATAGCGATTTTGTGACTATGCCTGTTGGTTTACTAGATGCAAATTACCTTGCTGAACGCGCCCGCCTTATCACACCCGGCACTCCATTAAGCAAAGCAGAACCCGGGCAGCCTACTTGGAAAGATAAAGCCGTTGCCTTAGCCCAAGACCAAGCCATTGAATTACCTTCAACAAGCCACTTTGTAATTATTGATAACAAAGGGAATATCGTATCCATGACAACCACCATTGAAAATGGCTTTGGCTCACGGCTCATGACAAACGGGTTCCTTTTGAACAACGAACTGACTGACTTTTCGTTTGTACCTAAAGCCGATGGTAAGCTTGTCGCTAATCGAGTAGAGCCTAACAAACGACCTCGCTCGTCAATGTCCCCTACTATTGTTATGAAACAGGGCCAACCTGTTCTGGCCATTGGCTCCCCGGGTGGCTCCCGAATTATTAGCTACGTGTCAAATGCACTCATCAGGCATTTACTCTGGGACGAGCCTTTACAAGACTCATTGAATAGCCCGCATCTGATCAACCGTTTTGGCACTTATGACATAGAAGAAGGCCCATCAGCAGACCAATTAGCCACTTCTTTACAGGAGATGGGTTATAAAGTTAACCGCCGAGCTCTTAATTCAGGCCTCCATGCCATTAAAATCACACCGGATCAGTTAATCGGTGCAGCCGACCCCCGACGAGAAGGCGTCGTTATGGGACGGTAGTTACAACCCTTGTGTTTAAAGCGGCCTTTAATGATTGTTAAAGGCCGCTAAACTCCATGTTCGCGCAACTCTCTCAATCGTCCTCACACCCTCGCTTTCAATATTATCTAGCGCTTCATGTTCTCCTACAACAAAGCCTTTCATAGCACCACCGACAAATACAAATGAGAAACAATTGCATTAACGCGATAATTTAGCTATCTTGGTTTTAAGAATCATTATCATTAGCATTTATTTATGGCACAGAACAGATTTACCAATACTTACTCACAGATGTGGTTACGGAATCATCAAAGAAAGTTGAGACAAGCAATCAGAAACGCTTCGCAACCTGATACCCCTAACCTTATTAACGAATGGCTTCAGCTTGAACAAGAGCTGCTCTGTCTATCTGGTTCGTATTTTACGGTTTATGCAAACCAATGCCGGTTGTTATTAGAAACTGTTTGCGACGAGTTCTTACCTAGCCATTGGCGTTGTTGCTGTTTAGATGCCTTGAATAAGCCACTACTCAACATGAAAGCTTATGCTCGTAGCGCTAATGAAATTCAACATTACAACGCACTAGCTAATGAGATACGCACCATGACTCATTATTTAAGTGCCGGACTATCACATCAAGCCTCAACATTTAATGGCCAATCTACAGGAGCAAGACCGCATGACAACGACACGTATTGAGCACGACAGCATGGGAGAGTTAGCGGTACCTGCCGATGCGCTTTACACAGCTCAGACACAGCGTGCTATTAACAACTTCCCGGTCAGCGGAACGCCTATGCCCGTTGCGTTCATCAGTGCACTAATTTTGGCGAAGTCTGCAGCTGCAACCGCCAACACACAACTAGGCTTGATCAACAAAGCAATGGGAGATGCCATTGTCAATGCAGCGGATAGCTTATTGGAAGACCCAAACTTTATACGCCACTTCCCCGTTGATGTGTACCAAACAGGCTCTGGTACTAGCTCTAATATGAACGCCAATGAGGTACTTTCGACCCTGGCTTCCAAAGCATCTGGCTTGACCATAAACCCAAACGACCACATAAATTATGGGCAAAGCAGTAACGATATTATTCCGTCGACCATTCATATCAGTGCTGCGATAGAGATGCATTTCTCTTTACTCCCTGCCCTGCACTATTTATCAACGGCGATTCGTAATAAAGCCGCTAGCGTCGATAACTGCATTAAAACAGGTCGCACACATTTAATGGATGCTATGCCTGTCCGCTTAAGCCAATCGTTGGGAGCTTGGGCCACGCAAATTGAAGATAATATACGTCATCTTGAAGCCTTACTTCCCAGCTTACTTCAGCTAGCCCAAG of Neptunomonas phycophila contains these proteins:
- a CDS encoding TMEM143 family protein; protein product: MENRTSDLMKFIPFRKSDLIEMCLAQNDLDKAQRQQFRQIAGQLTRFIHASFLTQTEQLKDTFSRINPDADTQQVELPATMHHEPLSFVDQLKDLLIKANYDQISESTLNRALDEASLFKVQLQVDFDDFAEVLLFSRSEHSAYEDVPRFFGLSKKRIEFTTYERVAIYIRLNEHLDEERQKALGLEPGGVVLKLFKNVPKADLEMLFPNTQIRMRLLDKLLIGVPAAISGGIVITTKLGGSLILLGSLLGFWLGLHNAEVTIDNTALIALFAGIGALGSYLFKQFNNFKNRKLRFVQSLTKNLYFKNLDNNAGVFHRLIDEAEEEECKEAILAYYFLLTSPIPLHEEQLDSAIETWLKERWVANINFEICDAMRKLVQMGLVTKNDDSSLTALPLEKAKRQLDLLWLKMGNGTEVLN
- a CDS encoding DUF7230 family protein; translated protein: MNKTKNLVAKHAVNYQKSAVFKDKKKQLKRGDTRKHKGQQWPVLNGGMAAT
- a CDS encoding HDOD domain-containing protein, whose product is MHKQAVADLKYIHQHIERLPLLPNVLFELMTHDQNDEKYYEMVLGLAKADPPLASFIISYANSASSSPNHAITNLKTALTRVGALRVVNLLTAKSVAKVFVPKTDDSKQLWRHSIQVATFSSFLCRTAPTFTVNPETAYLAGLFHDLGRFVMMDIVPDALEATVASSWATPQEHPEVETATLGYNHCEVGYLACRRWRMPELICNTTRHHHHYTVCNNAKLPKEFRELIILMTFTDHVSALLAKHPDWEDWTNEKLYDYVQVNCLRPEIVSASLPIKIFVDALPVLYQKCQQLLESIGQ
- the ggt gene encoding gamma-glutamyltransferase → MPLYSNKPTSPLIKKRIASLVAPLLVFSVSSAVAQQSDYIEPEQASGLHITASQTGKEFMLATANPLATQAGFDVLAKGGSAIDAMVSVQAVLGLVEPQSSGLGGGAFLVYYDAKNKKLTTYDGRETAPSNATPELFMENGEPLAFYDAVVGGRSVGTPGTVKLMYDTHQKYGKQPWESLLEPAITLAKEGFSVSPRLAGAIADDEERLSRYTDTQQYFFTPQGAPLPAGYLLKNPEYAETLSLLAAKGADAFYTGSLAESIAKRVQTAEGNPGVLSKEDLANYNIIERAPVCAPYLSYEVCGMGPPSSGALTVGQILSMTTSFDLKQWGPNHPNSWQVIGDATQLAFADRGLYMADSDFVTMPVGLLDANYLAERARLITPGTPLSKAEPGQPTWKDKAVALAQDQAIELPSTSHFVIIDNKGNIVSMTTTIENGFGSRLMTNGFLLNNELTDFSFVPKADGKLVANRVEPNKRPRSSMSPTIVMKQGQPVLAIGSPGGSRIISYVSNALIRHLLWDEPLQDSLNSPHLINRFGTYDIEEGPSADQLATSLQEMGYKVNRRALNSGLHAIKITPDQLIGAADPRREGVVMGR